A genomic window from Pseudomonadales bacterium includes:
- a CDS encoding cyclic nucleotide-binding domain-containing protein, producing the protein MYETYLGVGEVLFTEGDEGDFLCYVVQGSLQIIKKNQAGKDVELAVLKQGQLIGEMAMIEHAPRFATVKALSETVLMVLTRKGFELLLAQHPDIGVVILRSLAKMMSIKIRELSEDFVDLLK; encoded by the coding sequence ATGTATGAAACTTACCTTGGTGTGGGCGAAGTGCTCTTTACTGAAGGTGATGAAGGGGATTTTCTCTGCTATGTCGTGCAAGGTAGCCTCCAAATTATCAAGAAAAACCAAGCTGGCAAAGATGTTGAATTGGCTGTTCTGAAACAAGGGCAGCTCATTGGCGAAATGGCGATGATTGAGCACGCCCCTCGTTTTGCCACAGTGAAGGCACTCTCAGAAACCGTATTGATGGTGCTGACTCGCAAAGGATTTGAATTATTGTTGGCGCAGCACCCGGATATTGGTGTGGTGATTTTGCGTAGCCTTGCCAAGATGATGAGCATCAAAATTCGTGAATTGTCTGAAGATTTTGTTGATCTTCTGAAGTGA